In a single window of the Acinetobacter sp. CS-2 genome:
- a CDS encoding ParA family protein: MAQIIAIANQKGGVGKTTTAVNLAASLAVLKKRVLLVDMDSQGNATMGSGIQKNDLLYSVTDVLLGEVPIETAITKAEVGYKVLGANRDLAGVELAIAEQDGREYILREALQEIESSFDYIIVDCAPSLSLITVNALAAVQGVMIPMQCEYYALEGLADLTQTIDRIQQALNPDLQIVGVLRTMYDARNALTRDVSEELEQYFGKKLYDTVIPRNVRLAEAPAHGLPIIYFEKSSKGAVAYLNLAAEMLKKSKVKKGSNA, from the coding sequence ATGGCACAAATTATTGCGATTGCGAACCAAAAAGGTGGCGTAGGTAAAACCACAACCGCAGTAAATTTGGCAGCATCGTTAGCTGTTTTAAAAAAGCGCGTTTTACTTGTGGATATGGATTCACAAGGCAATGCCACGATGGGTTCCGGTATTCAGAAAAATGATCTGTTGTATTCGGTCACTGATGTATTATTGGGCGAAGTCCCAATTGAAACTGCAATTACCAAAGCGGAAGTCGGCTATAAAGTTCTCGGGGCTAACCGCGATTTGGCGGGTGTAGAACTGGCCATTGCCGAACAGGATGGCCGCGAATATATTTTGCGTGAAGCATTGCAAGAAATTGAATCTTCTTTTGATTATATTATTGTTGACTGTGCGCCCAGCTTAAGTCTGATTACGGTGAATGCTTTGGCTGCCGTGCAGGGTGTCATGATTCCGATGCAATGTGAATACTATGCTCTGGAAGGTTTGGCGGATTTAACCCAAACCATTGACCGTATTCAGCAAGCCCTAAATCCGGATCTGCAAATTGTGGGCGTTTTGCGCACTATGTACGATGCACGTAATGCTTTAACCCGTGATGTTTCAGAAGAGCTTGAACAGTATTTTGGCAAAAAACTCTATGATACGGTGATTCCGCGTAATGTCCGTTTGGCTGAAGCCCCTGCGCATGGTTTGCCGATTATCTATTTTGAAAAAAGCTCCAAGGGTGCAGTTGCTTACCTGAATCTGGCAGCTGAAATGTTAAAGAAAAGTAAAGTAAAAAAAGGAAGTAACGCATGA
- the rsmG gene encoding 16S rRNA (guanine(527)-N(7))-methyltransferase RsmG: MHQFFKELKQGSQALGLELSDEALNLLLKYQDALVLWNKAYNLTAIRDPKEMLVKHLLDSLSILKDLPQGRLLDIGTGGGMPGMIIALCQPERQCVLLDSNGKKIRFLKQFIADLKLKNVVAVQTRVENEESIQELGQFDVITSRAFASLTDFVAASKPFMHAHSIIASMKGLIPADEVEALKNEFSFEIIELKVPRLDEQRHLLLLKHI; this comes from the coding sequence ATGCACCAGTTTTTCAAAGAACTTAAGCAGGGTAGTCAAGCTTTGGGTTTGGAGCTTAGCGATGAGGCTTTAAATTTATTACTCAAATACCAGGATGCTTTGGTACTGTGGAATAAAGCATATAACTTGACCGCGATTCGTGATCCGAAAGAGATGCTGGTCAAGCATCTGCTAGATAGCTTGAGTATTTTGAAAGATTTGCCTCAAGGCCGCTTGCTGGATATCGGAACCGGTGGAGGTATGCCAGGCATGATCATTGCATTATGTCAGCCTGAGCGTCAGTGTGTGTTGCTAGACTCGAACGGTAAAAAAATCCGTTTCCTGAAACAGTTTATTGCCGATTTAAAACTAAAAAATGTGGTTGCCGTACAGACGCGTGTCGAAAATGAGGAAAGTATCCAGGAGCTCGGTCAGTTCGACGTCATTACCAGTCGTGCATTTGCCTCTTTAACCGATTTTGTTGCCGCTTCTAAACCTTTTATGCATGCGCACAGTATTATTGCATCGATGAAAGGATTAATCCCTGCGGATGAAGTAGAGGCTTTAAAAAATGAATTCAGTTTTGAGATCATTGAGCTGAAAGTTCCGCGTTTAGACGAACAACGTCATTTGCTTTTATTGAAACATATTTAA
- the murU gene encoding N-acetylmuramate alpha-1-phosphate uridylyltransferase MurU: protein MKAMILAAGLGNRMRPLTLHTPKPLLEVGGKPLIVWHIEKLQSIGVTEIVINTAWLGEKLASALGDGSEFGVNILWSHEGEGLETAGGIINALPLLGEEPFILVNGDVWTTMDFATLFDVKLQDDLAHLVFVDNPAQHPNGDFILAHGRAYTFDQAQQGEALTYSGVAVIHPAMFAGLENGKRPLAPLLKQAMLEQQITASKMQGVWVDVGTPERLNVLDQQIKQGLYD from the coding sequence ATGAAAGCCATGATTCTTGCTGCAGGGCTGGGTAACCGTATGCGTCCACTGACCCTGCATACGCCAAAACCCTTGCTGGAAGTGGGTGGAAAGCCCTTGATAGTTTGGCATATTGAAAAACTGCAAAGTATTGGCGTCACTGAAATTGTCATCAATACGGCCTGGTTGGGCGAAAAACTGGCCTCAGCTTTGGGTGATGGGTCAGAGTTTGGCGTCAATATCTTGTGGTCACATGAAGGTGAAGGACTAGAAACTGCGGGGGGGATTATCAATGCTTTGCCATTGTTAGGCGAAGAACCTTTTATTCTGGTTAATGGTGATGTCTGGACCACCATGGACTTTGCGACCTTATTTGATGTGAAATTGCAGGATGATCTTGCTCATCTGGTTTTTGTCGATAATCCGGCTCAACATCCCAACGGTGACTTTATCCTTGCTCATGGCCGGGCTTATACTTTTGATCAGGCACAGCAAGGTGAAGCACTGACTTATAGTGGCGTTGCGGTGATTCATCCTGCGATGTTTGCAGGTCTGGAAAATGGTAAACGACCACTGGCACCTTTATTAAAGCAAGCGATGCTTGAACAGCAAATTACTGCATCCAAAATGCAAGGTGTCTGGGTAGATGTTGGCACTCCCGAGCGATTAAATGTACTGGATCAACAAATTAAGCAAGGCTTGTACGATTAA
- a CDS encoding aminoglycoside phosphotransferase family protein — translation MNTQREQLIQTWITSVLGSDQFETHFLAGDASFRRYARIKLNNKTFMLMDAPPEKEDCVPFVTIDEFFDQNGVRVPHIVAKDLELGFLLLEDFGDVLLSTLLNEQTVDTYYVQSFKQLIQLQAIDGTNHFPNYSYEKLISEMELLTDWMLPSLHIQPTAEESALIKRTFAILANAALAQPQVIVHRDFHSRNLMKIVGETDLGVIDFQDAVIGADTYDLISITRDAYVQWNADRVYTWFKTFYDLLPESAKQDRDFEQFKKDADMMAIQRHIKILGIFVRLFERDGKSGYLKDLPRVMWYLLEESQPYAELQPFIRFIHAKVMPKFEAKYGRYEVAA, via the coding sequence ATGAATACACAACGTGAACAATTGATACAAACATGGATTACATCTGTACTTGGTTCAGATCAATTTGAGACGCATTTTTTGGCAGGCGATGCAAGCTTCCGTCGTTATGCACGAATCAAATTGAATAATAAAACATTTATGCTCATGGATGCACCACCAGAAAAAGAAGATTGTGTGCCTTTTGTGACGATTGATGAATTTTTTGATCAGAATGGTGTGCGTGTGCCGCATATTGTTGCCAAAGACCTGGAACTGGGTTTTTTGCTACTCGAAGATTTTGGTGATGTCTTACTTTCGACCTTGCTGAATGAGCAAACGGTAGATACTTATTATGTACAAAGTTTTAAACAGCTGATTCAATTACAAGCCATTGATGGGACAAATCATTTTCCAAATTATTCTTATGAAAAACTGATTTCTGAAATGGAACTGTTGACCGACTGGATGTTGCCGTCATTACACATTCAGCCAACAGCAGAAGAAAGTGCCTTAATTAAACGAACCTTTGCCATTTTAGCCAACGCGGCTTTGGCGCAACCGCAAGTCATTGTACATCGCGACTTTCATAGCCGTAATTTAATGAAAATTGTAGGCGAAACCGATCTGGGGGTGATTGACTTTCAGGATGCAGTTATTGGCGCAGATACCTATGACCTGATTTCAATTACCCGCGATGCCTATGTGCAATGGAACGCAGACCGTGTTTATACATGGTTTAAGACCTTCTATGATCTGTTGCCTGAATCGGCAAAGCAAGACCGTGATTTTGAACAGTTTAAAAAAGATGCCGACATGATGGCGATTCAGCGTCATATCAAAATCTTGGGTATTTTTGTGCGTCTGTTTGAACGCGATGGTAAGTCAGGTTATCTCAAGGATTTACCACGTGTGATGTGGTATTTGCTGGAAGAAAGCCAGCCTTATGCAGAACTACAACCCTTTATACGGTTTATTCACGCTAAAGTGATGCCGAAATTTGAAGCCAAATATGGTCGTTATGAGGTTGCTGCATAA
- a CDS encoding LPS-assembly protein LptD → MKHQFKFNPLATAILTLLCGSSISSYAESTIPASTVDNQKMKDSIQESYPGQQFFEQYYVDKSAPEAQQRQGQYLSSAYCKGAWITPISPETKAADPDNATSTVTADYGHFDPNGDSVLEGNVLIDQQGRKIRADKITIDQTQTYANAQGRVQMAQAGLLAQSDQINYNLKTQQGDLNNSFYISEEQHAHGRAEKITRTSENVVVMNNATYSTCPPDEKPGWKIQADKITLNKETGRGETRGTKLYVKEVPVLAVPYFNFPIDDRRTTGILTPGFGFTNDGGVELTVPVYLNLAPNYDATLTPRYIGNRGAMLEGEFRYLTKNYGTGRVSGGYLAADNEYNDQDRKGLQFLHNWQINNQFSTNIEYNYVSDKDYFSDLNNNPNSKTELNLRRAWQLNYGNGIPGLSAQLKVENFQTLDNTVSSVDRPYARLPQFLLNYKTGNPLGLQYEFNNDTAYFKKDITDFNSPNNEPSGTRIYNDFAVRYNYRTPWSFMIPEISLRNINTVYDQNTIAAQNISSSDETKTVTVPQFTLDTGLTFEKEGKYLQTLTPRAFYAYAPYKNQDEHPNFDSAPASINYDQLFSPRRFYGHDRLEDNNFLSLGLSYSLFDEVGLERLKTSVGQSFFFEDRRVTLENKADQFDTERRTGPILSVSSQLSQNFTVGANSAWMSNGDNAQRDLQLYYTGNQGNLYNLGYFYRKDIPNRQDQYDQVVASFIQPVANNWRILGHAQYDMDNNVAREYLLGVNYESCCWGISVYGRSYYNDLDNVNDDGVSPKRAIMAEISLKGLGGFNNKLSSLLENRILGFNNINQSWTQR, encoded by the coding sequence ATGAAGCATCAGTTTAAATTTAATCCTTTAGCGACTGCTATTTTAACCCTTTTATGTGGCAGCTCGATCTCAAGCTATGCTGAATCTACAATTCCAGCTTCGACTGTCGACAACCAAAAAATGAAAGACAGTATTCAGGAGTCATATCCTGGACAACAATTTTTTGAACAATACTATGTAGACAAATCAGCACCTGAAGCTCAACAACGTCAGGGACAGTATTTGAGCTCTGCTTATTGCAAAGGCGCCTGGATTACACCAATCAGTCCGGAGACCAAAGCTGCAGATCCAGACAATGCCACATCTACAGTGACTGCAGATTATGGTCATTTTGACCCGAATGGCGACTCTGTTCTTGAAGGCAATGTATTAATTGACCAGCAAGGCCGCAAAATTCGTGCCGATAAAATCACCATCGACCAGACCCAAACCTACGCAAATGCACAAGGTCGCGTGCAAATGGCACAAGCCGGCTTACTGGCACAAAGTGACCAGATCAATTACAACTTAAAGACCCAGCAAGGCGATTTAAATAACAGCTTTTATATTTCTGAAGAGCAGCATGCACATGGCCGTGCAGAAAAAATCACCCGCACTTCAGAAAATGTGGTGGTGATGAATAACGCTACCTACAGCACCTGTCCACCCGATGAAAAACCAGGCTGGAAAATTCAGGCTGATAAAATTACCTTAAATAAAGAAACCGGACGCGGTGAAACGCGCGGTACCAAACTTTATGTCAAAGAAGTACCGGTGCTTGCAGTACCTTATTTCAACTTCCCGATTGATGACCGTCGCACTACCGGTATTTTGACCCCAGGTTTTGGATTTACCAACGATGGTGGCGTAGAACTTACAGTTCCTGTTTATTTAAACTTGGCACCTAATTACGATGCAACCCTTACACCGCGCTATATCGGTAATCGCGGCGCAATGCTTGAAGGCGAATTCCGCTATTTAACGAAAAATTACGGCACTGGCAGAGTATCGGGCGGCTACTTGGCTGCAGATAACGAATATAATGACCAAGACCGTAAAGGCTTGCAATTCTTACATAACTGGCAAATCAACAACCAGTTTTCTACCAATATTGAATATAACTATGTTTCAGATAAAGACTATTTCTCTGATTTAAATAACAATCCCAACTCAAAAACAGAATTAAACTTGCGCCGTGCCTGGCAGCTCAATTACGGCAATGGAATTCCAGGATTATCTGCGCAACTCAAAGTTGAAAATTTCCAAACGCTCGATAATACCGTTTCATCTGTAGACCGCCCTTATGCACGTCTACCACAATTTTTATTGAATTATAAAACTGGCAATCCCTTAGGTTTGCAATATGAATTCAATAATGACACCGCTTACTTTAAAAAAGATATTACTGATTTCAATAGCCCAAACAACGAACCAAGCGGTACCCGTATTTACAATGATTTTGCAGTGCGTTACAACTATCGTACTCCTTGGTCATTTATGATTCCTGAGATTTCACTGCGCAATATAAATACCGTATATGATCAAAATACGATTGCTGCTCAGAATATTAGCTCATCAGATGAAACAAAGACCGTCACCGTCCCCCAATTCACTTTAGATACCGGTTTAACCTTTGAAAAAGAAGGTAAATATCTGCAAACACTTACTCCTCGCGCTTTTTATGCCTATGCACCGTATAAAAACCAGGATGAACATCCAAACTTTGACTCGGCTCCTGCCTCCATCAATTATGATCAGTTATTCAGTCCACGTCGTTTCTATGGACATGACCGTTTAGAAGACAATAATTTTCTGTCTTTAGGACTAAGTTATAGTCTGTTTGATGAAGTAGGTTTAGAACGCTTAAAAACCAGCGTGGGTCAAAGCTTCTTTTTTGAAGATCGCCGGGTAACGCTAGAAAATAAAGCTGATCAGTTTGATACTGAACGTCGTACCGGCCCTATTTTAAGTGTCTCTAGCCAACTGTCACAAAATTTCACCGTTGGTGCAAATTCTGCATGGATGTCGAATGGTGATAATGCACAGCGTGATCTGCAATTGTATTACACAGGTAATCAGGGAAATCTTTATAATCTGGGTTATTTCTACCGCAAAGACATTCCGAACCGTCAAGACCAGTATGATCAGGTTGTCGCATCATTCATTCAACCTGTAGCAAATAACTGGCGTATTTTAGGTCATGCACAATATGATATGGACAATAATGTCGCTCGTGAGTATTTACTCGGTGTAAATTATGAGTCCTGTTGCTGGGGCATTTCGGTATATGGCCGCTCTTACTATAATGACCTGGACAACGTGAACGATGATGGTGTTTCACCCAAACGTGCCATTATGGCGGAAATTAGCCTCAAAGGCTTAGGCGGCTTCAACAACAAGCTTTCATCTTTACTAGAAAACCGTATTTTAGGTTTCAATAATATTAATCAATCTTGGACACAACGTTAA
- a CDS encoding peptidylprolyl isomerase codes for MKTIQLKHFFKATALALALSSSMTTFAQSSDEVVAVVDNSVILKSDLEQGIAELKHQLETQKKQLPPEQYLQQQALDQLIIRQAQLEQVKRYNIKPNERELNEAVLKVAGQSGSKSLEAFQQKLDGIAPGTYESLRNRIAEDLAINRLRQQVVMSRIKISDQDVENFLKTPQGQAALGNQAHVIHIRVSGDDQAALEKTAKLVKAELNNSNDVKAIDQKFTTKTVKVEGADMGFRSLSDIPAELAARVSTLQEGQTTDLIPVRDGIHVLKLIERKGGAQKAIVSQYQTRHILIQPSEVVSPENAKQQIDSIYNRLKAGEDFAVLASTFSNDPGSARDGGSLGWVNPGVMVPEFEVQMKNTAVGQISAPFQTQFGWHILQVTDMRQQDMTREYQQRMARQILGERQFDAELDSWLREIRSNAFVEVKDPNLDRKKNK; via the coding sequence ATGAAGACAATACAGTTAAAACATTTTTTTAAAGCGACTGCGCTTGCTTTAGCCTTATCTTCATCAATGACTACATTTGCTCAATCCTCAGATGAAGTGGTTGCAGTGGTAGATAACAGTGTCATTTTAAAAAGTGATTTAGAACAAGGTATCGCAGAACTCAAACATCAATTAGAAACACAAAAAAAACAGCTGCCACCAGAACAATATTTACAGCAACAGGCACTTGACCAGCTCATTATTCGTCAAGCACAACTTGAACAGGTTAAACGCTACAATATTAAGCCGAATGAAAGAGAACTGAATGAAGCTGTGCTTAAGGTTGCAGGTCAATCTGGAAGCAAAAGTTTAGAAGCCTTCCAGCAAAAGCTTGATGGTATTGCACCGGGGACTTACGAATCCTTGCGCAATCGCATTGCAGAAGATTTAGCAATTAATCGCCTGCGTCAACAAGTGGTGATGTCCCGTATTAAAATTAGCGATCAGGATGTAGAAAACTTCTTAAAGACGCCACAAGGTCAAGCCGCTTTAGGGAACCAAGCGCATGTTATTCATATCCGTGTATCTGGTGATGACCAAGCAGCCTTAGAAAAAACTGCAAAACTTGTCAAAGCTGAACTGAATAACAGCAATGATGTTAAAGCGATTGACCAAAAGTTCACTACCAAGACAGTTAAAGTGGAGGGTGCAGATATGGGCTTTAGAAGCCTGTCTGATATCCCGGCTGAACTGGCAGCCCGTGTAAGTACGTTGCAAGAAGGTCAGACTACAGACCTGATTCCAGTGCGAGACGGTATTCATGTGTTAAAATTGATTGAACGTAAAGGTGGTGCGCAAAAAGCGATCGTATCGCAATACCAGACACGTCACATTCTCATTCAGCCTTCGGAAGTAGTAAGTCCTGAAAATGCCAAACAACAAATTGACAGTATCTATAACCGCTTAAAAGCGGGTGAAGATTTTGCCGTATTGGCATCAACTTTTTCCAATGATCCAGGTTCTGCACGTGATGGCGGCAGCTTAGGTTGGGTGAACCCGGGCGTTATGGTACCTGAATTTGAGGTGCAAATGAAAAACACGGCTGTCGGTCAGATCAGTGCACCCTTCCAGACTCAATTTGGCTGGCACATTCTTCAGGTTACAGATATGCGCCAACAAGATATGACGCGTGAATATCAACAACGCATGGCACGTCAAATTCTGGGTGAACGTCAATTCGATGCTGAACTGGATAGCTGGTTACGTGAAATTCGTAGTAATGCCTTTGTAGAAGTCAAAGACCCAAATCTAGACCGTAAAAAAAATAAATAA
- the hfq gene encoding RNA chaperone Hfq yields the protein MSKGQTLQDPFLNSLRKERIPVSIFLVNGIKLQGHIESFDQYVVLLKNTVSQMVYKHAISTVVPARNPRPAGAPAGAQGAGGFGGGQPQGGFGGQGGFGGQGGFGGQGGFGGNQGGFGGQGGFGSQGGFGGQGGFGSQGGFGGQGGFGGQANPGFEGETKFEDSQDDENNR from the coding sequence ATGTCTAAAGGTCAAACTTTACAAGATCCGTTCTTAAATTCTCTCCGTAAGGAACGTATTCCTGTTTCTATCTTCCTTGTGAATGGTATTAAATTACAAGGTCATATTGAATCATTTGACCAATATGTAGTTTTGTTAAAAAATACTGTAAGCCAAATGGTTTACAAACATGCGATTTCTACAGTTGTTCCTGCACGTAATCCACGTCCTGCTGGTGCTCCTGCTGGTGCTCAAGGTGCTGGCGGTTTTGGTGGTGGTCAGCCTCAAGGTGGCTTCGGTGGTCAAGGTGGCTTCGGTGGTCAAGGTGGCTTCGGTGGTCAAGGTGGCTTCGGTGGTAATCAAGGTGGTTTCGGTGGCCAAGGTGGTTTCGGTAGCCAAGGTGGCTTCGGTGGCCAAGGTGGTTTCGGTAGCCAAGGTGGTTTCGGTGGTCAAGGCGGCTTCGGTGGTCAAGCAAACCCAGGTTTTGAAGGCGAAACAAAATTTGAAGATTCTCAAGACGATGAAAATAATCGTTAA
- the miaA gene encoding tRNA (adenosine(37)-N6)-dimethylallyltransferase MiaA, whose amino-acid sequence MSNQLPVINLMGPTASGKTALACELYEQGHFELISVDSALVYRDMDIGTAKPTKEEQARYPHHLIDIITPLEVYSAAQFVEDAYSLIDDIHARGKTPILVGGTMLYFKALLEGLSSNLPSADYAVRAEIEAKAEREGWESVYQELCEVDALAGQKFKVSDKQRIIRALEVFKLTGQPITKLQAEQPKNIPYRYTFHNHALLPDRVELHKRIEQRLKIMWDIGFLHEVEGLIEKYDLNDNLPSMRSVGYRQALEFIQKSDLSIKKRQEMEDKSLFATRQLAKRQYTWLRSLQESHNFKTYLTVKQAQEDLRKCYG is encoded by the coding sequence ATGTCGAATCAATTGCCGGTCATCAATTTAATGGGACCAACTGCAAGTGGTAAAACCGCTTTGGCATGTGAACTTTATGAGCAGGGTCATTTTGAGCTGATCTCTGTTGATTCTGCGCTGGTTTATCGAGATATGGACATTGGTACCGCGAAGCCAACGAAAGAAGAGCAGGCACGTTATCCGCATCATCTAATCGATATTATCACTCCATTGGAAGTGTATTCGGCCGCCCAGTTTGTAGAGGATGCCTATAGCTTAATTGATGATATCCATGCACGTGGTAAAACACCTATTCTGGTGGGTGGTACCATGCTGTATTTCAAGGCTTTATTGGAGGGATTGTCAAGTAATTTGCCCAGTGCCGATTATGCAGTACGTGCAGAAATTGAGGCTAAAGCAGAGCGTGAAGGCTGGGAGTCGGTTTATCAGGAATTATGTGAGGTTGATGCTCTGGCGGGGCAGAAATTTAAGGTCAGTGATAAACAACGCATCATTCGTGCTTTGGAGGTATTTAAGCTGACTGGACAGCCAATTACAAAACTACAAGCTGAACAACCCAAAAATATACCATATCGCTACACATTTCATAATCATGCCTTATTACCTGATCGTGTAGAATTACACAAGCGTATCGAACAACGGTTAAAAATCATGTGGGATATCGGATTTTTACATGAAGTGGAAGGACTGATTGAAAAATACGATTTAAATGATAATTTGCCATCCATGCGCTCAGTTGGTTATCGTCAAGCTCTAGAATTTATACAAAAAAGTGATCTAAGTATCAAAAAACGACAGGAAATGGAGGATAAGTCTTTATTTGCAACACGACAACTGGCAAAACGTCAATATACTTGGTTAAGATCTTTGCAAGAATCGCATAATTTTAAAACATATTTGACGGTCAAGCAGGCCCAAGAAGACTTGCGAAAGTGTTACGGATAA
- the mutL gene encoding DNA mismatch repair endonuclease MutL, protein MRDNLSERRIHTLNPALANQIAAGEVIERPASVVKELLENSIDAGATELVIRVEQGGSTLIEIIDNGHGVHPDDLALAVMRHATSKIQTAEDLQAIVSLGFRGEALASIAAVSRLTLISSQNDEGIGYQVEVNGTAFDHQEIQAVATQKGTHIRVQDLFFNVPARRKFLKKQATEFGHIEEIVRRLALTHFDIRFVLEHNNTIRLNLPVADSGELRFQRVQQLLGRQFTENAYWIDADSINMRLSGWLGHPSDARAQADVQYVYVNGRIVKDKTISHALRMAYDGILHGHQHPAYLLFLEVDPENIDVNVHPTKHEIRFLNQREVHEFVRHFAKEKLSEFQTATAELASAMKRDEADQIAALQPQPRYQEQFQLHKAVDAYTPQPEAQISTDLLSDFNASSPQTVHYASSQAANSYAGSQQLNNALKSYLAPLREETDTVSSQINSLSNSDNIEKPQSTYVDEHPLGIAIAQLHGIYILAQNSEGLIIVDMHAAHERIVLQQMKAAWDKPEFWTSQQLLIPKVISISRMQAMRVDDLKSQLARLGLEIDQYGDEQVIVRSVPAILHKADFAALVPELLNDLDPNDEAQGLLQKRDQILAGMACHGAVRAHRILSLSEMNALLRQMEQTEFASQCNHGRPTWRAFPLSQLDKLFARGE, encoded by the coding sequence ATGCGTGATAATTTGAGCGAACGTCGTATTCATACCCTTAATCCTGCACTGGCGAACCAGATTGCAGCAGGTGAGGTGATTGAACGTCCAGCATCGGTGGTCAAAGAATTATTAGAAAATTCAATTGATGCGGGTGCGACGGAGCTTGTTATTCGGGTTGAGCAAGGCGGCAGTACCCTGATTGAAATCATTGACAATGGTCATGGGGTTCATCCTGACGATTTGGCTTTGGCCGTCATGCGGCATGCCACCAGTAAAATCCAGACAGCAGAGGATTTGCAAGCCATTGTCAGCTTGGGTTTTCGTGGTGAAGCTTTGGCATCGATTGCTGCGGTGTCACGCCTGACCCTGATTAGCAGTCAAAATGATGAAGGCATCGGTTATCAGGTGGAAGTGAATGGCACAGCTTTTGATCATCAGGAAATTCAGGCGGTTGCAACACAAAAAGGCACTCATATTCGGGTACAGGATTTATTCTTTAATGTACCGGCGCGGCGCAAATTCTTAAAAAAACAGGCGACTGAATTTGGTCATATTGAAGAAATCGTGCGCCGTCTGGCATTGACCCATTTTGATATCCGTTTTGTGTTGGAGCATAACAACACTATTCGGCTGAATTTGCCGGTTGCAGATAGTGGTGAGCTGCGCTTCCAGCGTGTACAGCAGCTCTTGGGCCGACAATTTACCGAAAATGCGTACTGGATTGATGCCGACAGTATCAATATGCGCTTGTCCGGATGGTTGGGGCATCCCTCAGATGCAAGAGCGCAAGCCGATGTGCAATATGTGTATGTGAATGGCCGGATTGTCAAAGACAAGACTATCTCGCATGCCTTACGTATGGCCTATGATGGCATTTTGCATGGTCATCAACATCCTGCCTATTTGCTGTTTTTAGAAGTTGATCCTGAAAATATTGATGTCAATGTGCATCCAACCAAACATGAAATCCGTTTTTTAAACCAGCGTGAAGTACACGAGTTTGTACGTCATTTTGCTAAAGAAAAATTGTCTGAATTTCAAACGGCCACAGCAGAACTGGCTTCGGCCATGAAAAGAGATGAAGCAGACCAGATTGCTGCGCTGCAGCCGCAACCACGTTATCAGGAACAATTTCAACTGCATAAAGCGGTAGATGCGTATACGCCACAACCGGAAGCGCAAATTTCCACCGATTTGCTCAGTGATTTTAATGCCAGCAGTCCGCAAACGGTACATTATGCTTCATCTCAGGCTGCAAATAGCTATGCAGGTTCACAACAGCTGAATAATGCCTTGAAAAGCTATCTGGCACCGTTAAGAGAAGAAACTGATACTGTTTCTTCTCAAATCAATAGCCTAAGTAATAGTGATAATATTGAAAAGCCGCAATCGACGTATGTAGATGAGCATCCACTCGGGATTGCAATTGCACAGTTACACGGCATTTATATTCTGGCACAAAACTCTGAAGGCCTGATTATTGTCGATATGCATGCCGCACATGAACGCATTGTGTTGCAGCAAATGAAAGCCGCATGGGATAAGCCTGAATTCTGGACATCACAACAATTGCTGATTCCTAAAGTAATTAGTATTAGCCGTATGCAAGCCATGCGGGTGGATGATTTAAAAAGCCAGTTGGCGCGTCTGGGTTTGGAAATAGATCAATATGGCGATGAACAGGTAATTGTTCGTAGTGTTCCTGCCATTTTGCACAAGGCAGATTTTGCTGCTTTGGTTCCTGAATTGCTCAATGACCTCGATCCCAATGATGAAGCACAGGGATTGTTGCAAAAGCGTGACCAAATTTTAGCAGGGATGGCCTGTCATGGTGCTGTACGTGCGCATCGTATTCTAAGTCTTTCGGAAATGAATGCTTTACTGCGGCAAATGGAACAAACCGAATTTGCCAGTCAGTGTAACCATGGACGTCCAACTTGGCGTGCATTTCCACTTTCACAATTAGATAAACTTTTTGCTCGAGGAGAGTAG